The window ACTGCTTGGCAATTTCTGGTTTACTCTTGGTGAGCATTTTAAAGCGATTTTCTTGATACATGGATGCTTCTACAGATGTTGTAGGAGGGCGCATATCTAATTGCAAGGGGTTCTTACCTTGTTCTTTTAATAGGGGATTGTGGCGATATAACAACCACCGCCCTGATTCTATCAAGGCTTTTTGGTGATTCATGCCGGTGGTCATGTTGATGCCGTGGGCGATGCAATGGCTGTAGGCAATAATTAGTGAAGGGCCTTCATAAGCTTCGGCTTCTAAGAATGCTTTGAGGGTGTGGTCATCTTTTGCGCCTAAAGCTACACTGGCTACGTAGACATTCCCGTAGTTCATGGCCATTAAGCCTAAGTCTTTTTTCGGTGCAGGCTTACCACTAGCAGCAAATTTCGCTACGGCTGCTTTGGGGGTGGCTTTGGAAGATTGACCGCCAGTATTAGAATATACTTCTGTATCCATGACTAAAATATTGACGTTGCGACCACTGGCTAACACATGGTCAATACCGCCAAAGTCTATATCATAGGCCCAACCATCACCGCCGATAATCCAGACGCTTTTTTTGACGAGGTAATCTGCAATAGATTTTAAATTGATAATTTTAGATTTTAAATTCGCGTCGATCGCAGCAGTTAAAATGTGATCTAATTTGTCTTTTAATAATGCAACTCTTTCTCGTTGTTCCCAAATATCGGCTTCATTTTTTTGTTCGGCACTGAGAATGGAATTAACGAGGTTGTCGCCTACTTCACTGCTGATTTGTTGTAATAATTCGGCGGCAAATTCGCCTTGTTTATCTATTGATAAGCGATAACCAAAACCAAATTCAGCGTTATCTTCAAATAAACTATTCGACCAAGCCGGGCCACGTCCATCGGCGTTAGTTGTCCAAGGGGTGGTGGGGAGGTTTCCGCCGTAGATGGAGGAACAGCCGGTGGCGTTGGCAATAACTGAGCGATCGCCAAACAATTGTGTTAATAATTTTAAATAAGGTGTCTCACCACAACCAGCGCAAGCACCAGAAAATTCAAATAAGGGTTCTTGTAATTGTTGTTGACGAATTTGGTTTAATTTTAAATTTCTGCGGTCAGGATTGGGTAAGTTTAAAAAGAAATCCCAGTTTTGCTTTTCTTGTTCTCTTAAAGGTAGTTGCTGCGCCATATTAATGGCTTTTTTCGTTGGTTCAGATTTACTTTTAGCAGGACAAATATCTACACAAATAGCGCAACCTGTACAATCTTCGGGAGCAACTTGAATAGTAAATTTTTGATGATTAAAATCTTTATCTTTGGCATTCACCGACTTAAAGGCGGATGGTGCATCAGCTAATTCACTTTCTTGATATACTTTGCCACGGATGGCGCTGTGCGGACAAACCATCACACATTTACTGCATTGTACGCAGACATCCGGTTCCCAAACGGGGATTTCTTGGGCGACGTTGCGTTTTTCCCATTTGGCTGTGCCTGTGGGGAAGGTTCCATCTGCTGGTAAGGCACTGACAGGTAAATCATCGCCTTGCCAAATCATGATTTTACCCAAGACTTCTTGGATAAATTCGGGCGCACTCACAGGTAAGGAATTGGTCGAGAATAATTCCTCATCTAGCCATTTACCTTGTTCAGCAGTGGGGATATTGACTTGATGCAGATTATCTAAGGTCATATCGACCGCTTGCAAGTTCATGCGGACGATATCTGCGCCTTTTTTACCATAAGTCTTTTCGATCGCCTTTTTAATTTTGGCGATCGCATCCTCTTGTGGCAATACCCCAGCTAAGGCAAAGAAGCACACCTGCATAATTGTATTGATGCGTCCCCCCATGCCACTTTCACGGGCGACTTGGTTGGCATTGATGACATACAATTTCAGCTGCTTATCTAAAATTTGCTGTCGCACTTTCAAGGGGAGATTTTGCCAAACTGTCTCTTTATCAAAGGGACTGTTTAACAAAATTGTCGCCCCAGTTGCCGCCCCTTGCAGCACATCGACCTTTTCTAGAAATACCCAGTGGTGACAGCCAATAAAGTTGGCTTTGTCTATCAGGTAGGTAGACCGTATCGGTTGCGGCCCGAACCGCAGGTGAGATACGGTCATGGAACCGGATTTTTTCGAGTCGTAGACAAAGTAACCTTGGGCGTAGTTATCGGTTCCCTCACCAATAATTTTGATGGAGTTTTTATTCGCCCCCACTGTCCCATCGGAACCCAAGCCGTAGAACATTGCCCGGACGACGCTATCGGGTTCGATGGAAAAGTTGGGGTCAAAGGAAAGGGATGTGTGGGTAACATCATCATGAATACCCACAGTGAAATGATTTTTTGGTCTTGGTAGGGCGAGGTTGTCGAAAACGGCCTTGACCATTGCAGGAGTAAATTCCTTGGAGGAAAGGCCGTAACGACCACAGATAATCATCGGTGGGACTTGATCTCGACCACTACCACGGGCAGCGACAATTTCTGAGGGAACCTCATCTCTGCCACTACCACGGGCAGCGACAATTTCCGAGGGAACTTTGTCTCTACCACTACCGCGTTCAGCATAGATTTCGTGGATAGCTGCGACCACATCGAGATATAGTGGTTCGCCGGTGCTACCTGCTTCTTTTGTGCGGTCTAAAACCGCGATCGCTTGTACAGTTTCTGGTAACATTTGCACAAACCTTTGGATATCAAAGGGACGGTAGAGGCGTACTTTCACCACGCCGACTTTTTCCCCACGGGCGTTGAGATAATCAACTGTTTCATGGACAGTTTCACAACCAGAACCCATGATGACAATTACCCGTTCCGCATCTTCAGCACCGTGATATTCAAAAATGCGGTAATATCTACCTGTGCGATCGCCAAATTGATCCATGATATCTTGGACAATCTCTGGACAGGCGTTGTAGTAAGGGTTTGCGCCTTCCCGCGATTGGAAGTAAACATCAGGATTTTGGGCAGTACCCCGCAACACAGGGCGGTCTGGGGTTAAAGCACGGGCGCGGTGTTCTAAAATTAACTCGTCGGGAATGAGCGATTTAATATCGTCATCCGCCAATAATTTCACCTTCTGCACTTCATGAGAGGTGCGGAACCCGTCAAAAAAGTGCATAAACGAAACTCTTGATTTGAGAGTTGCTGCATGGGCGATGAGGGCTAAGTCGTGACTTTCTTGCACTGAAGCGGAACACAACAAGGCAAAGCCAGTCGCCCGCGCCGCCATCACATCACTATGATCGCCGAAAATGGATAAAGCATGAGTAGCCAATGAGCGTGCAGCCACATGAACAACTGTGCTAGTGAGTTCCCCTGCAATTTTGTAGAGGTTAGGAATCATTAACAATAGCCCTTGAGAAGCCGTAAATGTGGTACTTAAAGAACCTGTTTGTAATGCCCCATGAACTGCACCAGCCGCACCACCTTCACTTTGCATCTGCACAACGCTGGGAACCGTACCCCAAAGATTGGGACGACCTTCTGCTGACCAAGCATCCGCCCATTCACCCATCGCGGAAGAGGGAGTAATAGGATAAATAGCAATTACTTCATTTAATTTGTAAGCAACACGGGCAACAGCTTCATTCCCGTCGATGGTTGCAAAGGTTTGACTCATAATTGTAGTCCTAGCCTTTAAACGGCACTATCAGACAGCGTTGTGGTACTAATTAGAAATAGTTAAAGCCTGGAAGTTGGTGGTTGATGTTAGCTGCATCCAACTGGAAAATCCAATATCTGTAGGTAGGATTATCCCTGGTTAGGATAATATTTGATTGACCACTTGCGGGCTTTGGATTTGACTCTAAATAGTGATTGTATGCCCTTAGTATCTCATCCGAAATACTTTATTTAATAATATCTATTAAAGATGTACTCAATGGCAGAAACAATCTCTATTCAAGACTTTTGAATAGATGCTTTTGATTTGTGGGGGTAGAGGTGCGGGAACTGATTTGAGTTTTCAAAACAGTTCTATCTGCCTGATTAATCTATTCTAAAATTTTAGCGGTTGATATTTAAAAGCACAAAATTAATTTGAAAAATATGCCAATAGTCATAATTTAAATATGTCTATGGTCATAAATAAATCATTAATTATTTTGGGTTAATAATTTTAGTTTGGGGCTGGGGTGATATTGAAGATGGGCGTGGTGTCAGATGATTGCGTAAAAATAATAAAGGAATACTCAGTAAACCTAAAATCATCACCACTGCGGTGAGTATCCACACGGGTAAACGATTGGGTTGATAATCTCCCCGTTCAATTTGCCAGAAAACCTGATTATATCGCCACGCGGCTAGAGCGATCGCACTTACTCCCACAATTACTAAAGCAACTCCTAAATTCTCCGAGTTAAATAACGGATGTACTGTTGGTTCTTGTTGCGTAATTGCCGTATTTAATTGGCGTAAAAATAGACCAAATCGCGCAATGGCAAAACCAAAACCAATTAAACCGATGGAAGTTCTCAACCAAGCGAGAAAAGTTCGTTCATTGGCTTGATGTTCCCGTTGACGGTCTATTTTATTCATGAGTAAACTAATCTACAACTCCTGATACTCTCCGCGCCTCTGCGACTCTGCGTGAGACAATATCATAAAATGATATGACGTAACTGCGATCGCCCCGACCAACGCCACCAGATTGCCAAAGTTGGTTTCGCAGTAAAATCACGATGGATGGCGTAACGCAACCAACAAAATTTTAAACAAATTCCAGGTTCATAAGTTAACAGCCAAGTTTTTTCATACCTGACTAAATCACCTATCCAAGCAGGTTCTAAGTTTTCATTTTGCGCCACCTTAATCATAAAGTTAGCAAAAGCGATCGCATCATCCCGATGTTTTTTTATTCCCGTGGGTAAATAAGTTTCCGCATATCGCCAAAACAAGGTATTAAAATTTTTGCCCAACACCTTAGCAGTTCTGGGTAACAGTTCCCGTATTTCCCCTAACCGCTTCCACTTGAGAGAATTGGCAAATATATTGACTTCCTGTGATGAAACTTCGGCTAACTTTTGTACTTCATCATCACTCAAACCCAACTCCACACCCACCGCTTGCGGGTTGGCAAAAAAACGCCCTCGAAATTCAGTATTGGTGTAAAGCTGGGCTAAAACTTGCTGGGTTTGTGCTAACCCCATCTTTGATAACTCCTAAGCTGTTAAGTATTTAATTTGTATCTACGATTTCTTGGCGTTCTTGGCGACTTGGCGGTTCGTTTTTTTCTATTCCCCACACCCACCCAAGCAACTTGGTATGAGAATCTTTCGTGCTGTCTGCAATTCTTGGGCTATTTCTGTAAACGGAGGTAAATTTTCATCCCGTTCTAACACTATCCCTTTCACGGGAATGCGGGCGACAACTTCCGCCATTATTTGCCAAACTTCCGCAGGGGTTGACTGGGAATGACTATCAATTAATACACCATCATGCCAATGTCCGCCGACGAAATGCAACTGTACAACACGTTCCCAAGGTAAATCATTGAAAAAATCTTGGACATCATAACCATAATTCACCGCATTAGTATGTAAATTCGTCACATCCAACAGCAACCCACAGTCAGCACGTTCTACTACTTCTGCCAAAAACTGCGCTTCGGTCATCTCTGCACCAGGAAGTTTTACCATATAGGTAATATTTTCCAGAATTAACGGCACATCAACAAAGCGTCGCACCTCGGCAATATTGCGACAGAGTATATCTACCGCCTCTTTGGTGTAAGGTAAGGGTGACAAATGCCCAATATCCACACCGCCAGCTTTGGTAAAACAAATATGTTCACTCCACCAAGGCGGGTTAACTTGTTGAATTAAGGTTGCAAGTTTGCGTAAATAATTTGTGTCTAAACCTTCCGCACTACCCAGCGATAAATTAATGGCGTGGGGAATTATCGGGAAATGTGCAGCTAGTATTTCTAACTCTTGTTGTTTTTGTACTGGTGCATCAAGATAATGTTCTGCCACAATTTCCAGAAAGTCTACTTGTGGACGGTTGAGAAACAAATCACTTTTGAATGGTTCTCGAAAACCCAACCCGACACCCAAACTAGGAAGTTGAGATAACATCATTTTTTAGTCTCCACCACAACCACCACAACCACCACACCCACCGCCGCAAGAACCGCTACAACCGCCACTACAGCCACCGCCACCACACCCACCAGAACTACTATTTTGACTACTGGTAGTAGCTCTCACGGGTACAAAAATATTTTGATATCTGTCGTAACGAGTTCCTGCAAGTAAATCAAAACCGTAGAGTGCCACAGCCAAGTTATATTCAAACTCGGAAGGAATGCCAATTTCTACTTTTTGTTTTAACTGGGCGAAGGTTGCTTCAGGGATATCAGCTTGAATTTTTTGTTTTAATTGCTTGAA is drawn from Aulosira sp. FACHB-615 and contains these coding sequences:
- the nifJ gene encoding pyruvate:ferredoxin (flavodoxin) oxidoreductase; its protein translation is MSQTFATIDGNEAVARVAYKLNEVIAIYPITPSSAMGEWADAWSAEGRPNLWGTVPSVVQMQSEGGAAGAVHGALQTGSLSTTFTASQGLLLMIPNLYKIAGELTSTVVHVAARSLATHALSIFGDHSDVMAARATGFALLCSASVQESHDLALIAHAATLKSRVSFMHFFDGFRTSHEVQKVKLLADDDIKSLIPDELILEHRARALTPDRPVLRGTAQNPDVYFQSREGANPYYNACPEIVQDIMDQFGDRTGRYYRIFEYHGAEDAERVIVIMGSGCETVHETVDYLNARGEKVGVVKVRLYRPFDIQRFVQMLPETVQAIAVLDRTKEAGSTGEPLYLDVVAAIHEIYAERGSGRDKVPSEIVAARGSGRDEVPSEIVAARGSGRDQVPPMIICGRYGLSSKEFTPAMVKAVFDNLALPRPKNHFTVGIHDDVTHTSLSFDPNFSIEPDSVVRAMFYGLGSDGTVGANKNSIKIIGEGTDNYAQGYFVYDSKKSGSMTVSHLRFGPQPIRSTYLIDKANFIGCHHWVFLEKVDVLQGAATGATILLNSPFDKETVWQNLPLKVRQQILDKQLKLYVINANQVARESGMGGRINTIMQVCFFALAGVLPQEDAIAKIKKAIEKTYGKKGADIVRMNLQAVDMTLDNLHQVNIPTAEQGKWLDEELFSTNSLPVSAPEFIQEVLGKIMIWQGDDLPVSALPADGTFPTGTAKWEKRNVAQEIPVWEPDVCVQCSKCVMVCPHSAIRGKVYQESELADAPSAFKSVNAKDKDFNHQKFTIQVAPEDCTGCAICVDICPAKSKSEPTKKAINMAQQLPLREQEKQNWDFFLNLPNPDRRNLKLNQIRQQQLQEPLFEFSGACAGCGETPYLKLLTQLFGDRSVIANATGCSSIYGGNLPTTPWTTNADGRGPAWSNSLFEDNAEFGFGYRLSIDKQGEFAAELLQQISSEVGDNLVNSILSAEQKNEADIWEQRERVALLKDKLDHILTAAIDANLKSKIINLKSIADYLVKKSVWIIGGDGWAYDIDFGGIDHVLASGRNVNILVMDTEVYSNTGGQSSKATPKAAVAKFAASGKPAPKKDLGLMAMNYGNVYVASVALGAKDDHTLKAFLEAEAYEGPSLIIAYSHCIAHGINMTTGMNHQKALIESGRWLLYRHNPLLKEQGKNPLQLDMRPPTTSVEASMYQENRFKMLTKSKPEIAKQLLEQAQAEVDARWQMYQYLAQRNI
- a CDS encoding YidH family protein, with translation MNKIDRQREHQANERTFLAWLRTSIGLIGFGFAIARFGLFLRQLNTAITQQEPTVHPLFNSENLGVALVIVGVSAIALAAWRYNQVFWQIERGDYQPNRLPVWILTAVVMILGLLSIPLLFLRNHLTPRPSSISPQPQTKIINPK
- a CDS encoding DUF692 domain-containing protein; amino-acid sequence: MMLSQLPSLGVGLGFREPFKSDLFLNRPQVDFLEIVAEHYLDAPVQKQQELEILAAHFPIIPHAINLSLGSAEGLDTNYLRKLATLIQQVNPPWWSEHICFTKAGGVDIGHLSPLPYTKEAVDILCRNIAEVRRFVDVPLILENITYMVKLPGAEMTEAQFLAEVVERADCGLLLDVTNLHTNAVNYGYDVQDFFNDLPWERVVQLHFVGGHWHDGVLIDSHSQSTPAEVWQIMAEVVARIPVKGIVLERDENLPPFTEIAQELQTARKILIPSCLGGCGE